One window of Candidatus Binataceae bacterium genomic DNA carries:
- the hemG gene encoding protoporphyrinogen oxidase yields the protein MAAGQSRRIVVIGGGITGLAAAYRLREFASASEAPVEVILLEAGNRLGGALETVYSDGFTIETGADSFLSEKPAAMNLAERLGLTRTMVRTQEQFRKTLVVRNGRLVEIPAGFSLLAPTYFAPILRSPLFSLGGKLRMLLEPLVPRRRATTDESLGALVTRRLGRQVLERIAQPLAAGIYTADPAQLSASATMPRFVEMERRYGSLILGLRAAARGREAESRRVSGARWSLFVSFSRGIGTLVEALAASLGDVVLRGRRVVALARKPSDGWKVLLAGGAEIDADAIICTTPAASAAKLVRSHDAALSAQLDEIRYASAATVNLAFNASDFAAPPAVFGFVVPAAERRNIIAGSFSSLKFAGRAPADKLLARVFIGGAFNSAILARDDDALIATARAEFESLLGVTATPLLAHVRRWPDSMPQYALGHLDRVHSIRARVARLSGLILAGAYLDGVGIPDCVRQGEAAAEIVIGSLADSGK from the coding sequence ATGGCGGCAGGTCAGTCTCGACGAATCGTCGTGATCGGCGGTGGGATCACCGGGCTGGCGGCAGCTTATCGATTGCGCGAGTTCGCCAGCGCATCTGAAGCGCCGGTCGAAGTCATCCTGCTTGAGGCCGGCAACCGCCTGGGTGGCGCACTCGAAACGGTCTACTCCGATGGCTTCACCATCGAGACCGGGGCGGATTCATTCCTTTCGGAAAAACCGGCGGCGATGAATTTGGCTGAGCGGCTCGGCCTCACGCGCACGATGGTGCGGACGCAGGAACAGTTTCGCAAGACGCTGGTGGTGCGCAACGGCCGGCTGGTCGAGATTCCGGCGGGTTTCAGCCTGCTGGCGCCCACTTATTTCGCTCCGATCCTGCGCAGTCCGCTCTTCAGCCTCGGTGGTAAATTGCGCATGCTGCTCGAACCGCTCGTCCCGCGCCGGCGCGCGACCACCGACGAAAGCCTCGGCGCCTTGGTGACGCGTCGGCTCGGCCGCCAGGTGCTCGAGCGCATCGCCCAGCCGCTCGCCGCCGGCATCTATACTGCCGACCCCGCACAACTCAGCGCCTCGGCGACGATGCCGCGATTCGTCGAAATGGAGCGGCGCTACGGCAGCCTGATCCTGGGTCTGCGCGCCGCAGCGCGCGGGCGCGAAGCGGAGAGCCGCAGGGTTAGCGGCGCGCGCTGGAGTCTCTTTGTCAGCTTCAGCCGCGGGATCGGTACGCTGGTCGAGGCGCTCGCCGCCAGCCTCGGCGACGTCGTCCTGCGCGGCCGCCGCGTCGTCGCGCTCGCGCGGAAGCCGTCCGATGGATGGAAGGTCCTGCTCGCCGGGGGTGCGGAAATCGATGCCGACGCGATCATCTGCACTACGCCGGCTGCGTCCGCAGCGAAACTCGTGCGTTCGCATGACGCGGCCCTCAGCGCGCAACTCGATGAAATCCGCTACGCCTCTGCCGCAACCGTGAACCTCGCCTTTAACGCGAGCGATTTCGCCGCGCCACCGGCAGTCTTCGGCTTTGTCGTGCCCGCCGCTGAGCGGCGTAACATTATTGCGGGCAGCTTTTCGAGTCTCAAATTCGCCGGACGCGCACCCGCTGACAAGCTCCTCGCGCGAGTTTTCATCGGCGGCGCCTTCAACAGCGCCATCCTTGCGCGTGATGACGACGCGTTGATCGCAACTGCACGCGCCGAGTTTGAGTCTCTGCTCGGAGTAACCGCGACGCCGCTACTCGCGCACGTCAGGCGCTGGCCCGACTCGATGCCGCAATACGCGCTCGGTCATCTCGATCGCGTCCACTCGATTCGCGCCCGGGTTGCGCGGCTCTCCGGCCTGATCTTGGCCGGCGCCTATCTGGACGGCGTCGGCATCCCCGACTGCGTGCGTCAGGGCGAGGCGGCGGCGGAGATAGTGATTGGGTCTCTCGCCGATTCCGGAAAGTAG
- a CDS encoding ATP synthase F0 subunit C — MIRKLWRTIGTALVVLMVSPLAALAQEGAAPAGGHGSGLIGLGIGLGLGIAAMGCGLGQGKLGASAMESIGRNPNSTNQLFVPMIIGLAFIESLTLYSLVVSFIMMGKI; from the coding sequence ATGATTCGTAAACTCTGGAGGACGATTGGGACAGCGCTGGTGGTGCTGATGGTGTCGCCGCTGGCGGCGCTGGCTCAGGAAGGCGCTGCGCCCGCGGGCGGGCACGGCAGCGGCCTGATCGGTTTGGGTATCGGGCTGGGTCTGGGGATCGCGGCGATGGGCTGCGGTCTCGGACAGGGCAAGCTCGGAGCTTCGGCGATGGAATCGATCGGCCGTAATCCGAACAGCACCAATCAGTTGTTTGTGCCAATGATCATCGGTCTCGCCTTTATCGAGTCGCTGACGCTCTACTCGCTGGTCGTCTCGTTCATCATGATGGGCAAGATATAA
- the dinB gene encoding DNA polymerase IV, with the protein MSAGRHYHDDVDGASWARVIAHADMDAFYASVEELDNPALRGKPVIVGGSSRRGVVTSASYAARRFGVRSAMPTAQAHQLCPDGIFVPGRMTRYAEVSRVVREVFDSFSPVVEPLSLDEAFLDLSGTRRLLGPPLDVGRALKRRVLERTGLVVSVGIAPVKMAAKILSDLSKPDGLLAIGPEHLCEFLTPLPVERLWGVGRVTLERLQRMGIITIGDLAARDSAALRAMLGSFGAHLYELAHGRDPRPVVGDWQRKSYGEENTFEHDLALDALELKRTLIAHAAALGRRLRADQVQARTITLKLKLARPLGGGRYPSLTRSYSLDAATDDTGAIARTAIALLERVDDRDRIRLAGIQAHNLERLDAAQLGLFDRRQGANQRNEVERAGESASCVPGNESVTRGQGQDQASKASRLNRALDQVTTRFGAAAVTRGMTEATRAAPTRRIK; encoded by the coding sequence ATGAGCGCCGGCCGTCACTACCACGACGATGTCGATGGCGCGAGCTGGGCGCGCGTCATTGCTCATGCGGACATGGACGCGTTCTACGCGTCAGTTGAGGAACTCGACAACCCGGCGCTGCGCGGCAAGCCGGTGATCGTCGGCGGCAGCTCGCGCCGCGGCGTCGTCACATCGGCCTCCTATGCAGCCCGCCGCTTCGGCGTCCGCTCGGCGATGCCGACAGCGCAGGCGCATCAGCTCTGTCCCGATGGCATCTTCGTGCCGGGCCGCATGACCCGTTATGCCGAGGTCTCGCGCGTCGTGCGCGAGGTCTTCGACAGCTTTAGCCCGGTGGTCGAACCGCTGTCGCTGGATGAGGCGTTTCTCGATCTCAGCGGCACGCGCCGCCTGCTCGGTCCTCCGCTCGACGTCGGCCGCGCGCTCAAACGCCGCGTGCTCGAACGCACCGGACTGGTCGTTTCGGTCGGAATCGCACCGGTCAAGATGGCGGCAAAAATCCTCAGTGACCTCTCCAAGCCGGACGGCCTGCTCGCAATTGGCCCCGAGCATCTGTGCGAATTCCTTACGCCGCTGCCGGTTGAGCGGCTGTGGGGCGTCGGGCGGGTGACGCTCGAGCGGCTGCAGCGCATGGGAATCATTACGATCGGTGATCTGGCGGCGCGCGACAGCGCCGCGCTACGCGCGATGCTCGGCTCTTTCGGGGCGCATTTGTACGAGCTTGCCCACGGCCGCGACCCGCGTCCGGTCGTCGGCGACTGGCAGCGCAAATCCTATGGCGAAGAGAACACCTTCGAGCACGATCTGGCGCTCGACGCGCTCGAACTGAAACGCACGCTCATCGCTCATGCCGCGGCCCTGGGCCGGCGGCTGCGCGCGGACCAGGTGCAAGCGCGCACCATCACGCTGAAACTCAAGCTCGCGCGGCCGCTCGGCGGTGGACGCTATCCGAGTCTCACCCGGAGCTATTCGCTCGACGCCGCCACCGATGATACCGGCGCGATCGCGCGCACTGCGATCGCGCTGCTGGAGCGCGTCGATGACCGCGATCGCATAAGACTCGCCGGCATCCAGGCGCATAACCTCGAACGCCTCGACGCGGCGCAACTCGGGCTCTTCGATCGCCGCCAGGGGGCGAACCAGCGGAACGAAGTGGAGCGAGCAGGCGAGTCTGCGAGCTGCGTTCCAGGAAACGAGTCTGTGACGCGCGGCCAAGGTCAAGACCAAGCCTCAAAAGCCAGCAGGCTAAACCGCGCCCTCGATCAAGTAACGACGCGCTTCGGCGCCGCCGCCGTGACCCGCGGGATGACCGAGGCGACTCGCGCCGCGCCCACTCGCCGTATCAAGTGA
- the dnaA gene encoding chromosomal replication initiator protein DnaA, which translates to MNGVWQKAGDRLREVMGKVGFETWIEPLKLIALESQTATIEAPNKFFRDWITSHHMELLREAIAFAAGEAVVIKLISNAAANGHSNGNVKSNGNGQSNGNGQSNGNANGNHRKAANSRSPTPAPAEAPERRGLHPQLIARYTFGEFVVGSSNQFAHAAALAAATQPGTKYNPLFLYGGVGLGKTHLATAIGHHIWEASGRARKVLFMPAEVFMNELISSLRGDRMSEFKEKFRRADTLILDDVQFLAGRERTQEEFFHTFNSLHADRHQIVLTSDKAPRDITGLEERLRNRFESGLLADIAAPDLETRVAIIQKKATAERLDLSSEVALWIAQNISSNVRELEGSLTRLVALASIGNLPITVEFARQALRDMVRTHELKPDIEVIQKIVADSFHIRLADLKSKKRTQHIAFCRQVAMYLCRKMTDSSFPMIGEHFSRDHSTVIHAYNLIARRIGNDSAFRFSIEKVERELKATHASAA; encoded by the coding sequence ATGAACGGTGTCTGGCAAAAAGCTGGGGATCGTCTGCGGGAAGTCATGGGAAAGGTTGGCTTTGAAACCTGGATCGAGCCGCTCAAACTCATCGCGCTGGAAAGTCAAACCGCAACTATTGAAGCGCCCAATAAATTCTTCCGCGACTGGATCACCAGCCATCACATGGAGCTGCTGCGCGAGGCGATTGCCTTCGCGGCAGGTGAAGCGGTCGTGATCAAGTTGATCTCGAATGCTGCCGCAAACGGCCATAGCAACGGCAACGTCAAGAGCAACGGTAACGGCCAGAGCAACGGTAACGGCCAGAGCAACGGTAACGCCAACGGCAATCACCGCAAAGCCGCAAACAGCCGCAGTCCGACGCCAGCGCCAGCTGAGGCGCCGGAACGGCGCGGGCTCCATCCGCAACTCATCGCGCGCTACACTTTCGGCGAATTCGTGGTGGGCTCGAGCAACCAGTTCGCCCATGCCGCGGCGCTGGCCGCGGCAACTCAGCCCGGCACCAAATATAATCCGCTATTCCTCTATGGCGGTGTGGGATTGGGCAAGACCCATCTCGCAACCGCGATCGGCCACCACATCTGGGAGGCCAGTGGACGGGCGCGCAAAGTGCTCTTCATGCCCGCCGAGGTTTTTATGAACGAGCTCATCAGCTCGCTGCGCGGCGACCGAATGAGCGAGTTCAAGGAAAAGTTCCGGCGCGCCGACACTCTGATCCTCGACGACGTGCAGTTTCTGGCCGGCCGCGAGCGCACCCAGGAAGAATTCTTCCACACTTTCAATTCCTTGCACGCCGATCGCCATCAGATCGTCCTGACCTCGGACAAAGCGCCGCGAGACATCACCGGTCTGGAGGAACGGCTGCGGAACCGCTTTGAATCGGGTCTGCTGGCTGACATCGCTGCGCCGGACCTCGAAACCCGCGTCGCGATCATCCAGAAAAAAGCTACGGCCGAACGGCTTGACCTGTCGTCCGAGGTGGCGCTCTGGATCGCCCAAAACATCAGCTCCAATGTGCGCGAGCTCGAAGGCTCGCTCACCCGGTTGGTGGCGCTAGCTTCAATCGGCAATCTGCCGATCACGGTGGAGTTCGCGCGGCAGGCCCTGCGCGACATGGTGCGCACGCATGAGTTAAAGCCGGATATCGAAGTGATCCAGAAAATTGTCGCAGATTCTTTCCATATCCGGCTGGCTGATCTCAAGTCCAAAAAACGCACCCAGCATATCGCCTTTTGCCGCCAGGTCGCGATGTACCTCTGCCGCAAAATGACGGACAGCTCATTTCCCATGATTGGCGAGCACTTCTCGCGTGACCACTCGACCGTGATTCACGCGTATAATCTGATTGCACGGCGGATCGGCAATGATTCAGCGTTTCGGTTTTCGATCGAGAAAGTCGAGCGCGAACTGAAGGCGACGCACGCCAGCGCCGCGTGA
- the hemL gene encoding glutamate-1-semialdehyde 2,1-aminomutase, with the protein MAGYSDKTSRALFARAARRIPGAVNSPVRAWNAVGGAPIFIERASGAYVFDADQNRLIDYVGSYGPAILGHAHPTIAGALAEQARLGFSFGAPTALEVELAEMIGAAIPLAEKVRLVSSGTEAGMTALRIARAATGRPGFIKFDGCYHGHSDALLVRAGSGALTLGVPDSAGVPEALAALTQVAPWDALAVVERYFSADEKRVAAIIVETVAANMGVVPASADFIRELGAIAHRHGALLICDEVITGFRLHYGAAYDLVGATPDLMMLGKIIGGGMPIGAVAGPAALMDLLAPTGPVYQAGTLSGNPLSVRAGLETLKILAQPGQYERLEESGARLERGLRKALAETGVRGCVNRAGSLLTLFLGVERVSNAEEARKADTAAFTRYFREMIARGIYIPPSQFEAMFISLAHTEDDIDLTIAAAREALAELKQTR; encoded by the coding sequence ATGGCAGGATATTCCGATAAAACTTCGCGCGCGCTTTTTGCGCGGGCCGCACGACGAATTCCGGGCGCGGTGAATTCTCCGGTGCGCGCGTGGAATGCAGTGGGCGGCGCGCCGATCTTTATCGAGCGGGCGAGCGGCGCTTACGTCTTCGACGCCGACCAGAATCGTCTAATCGATTATGTTGGCTCTTACGGCCCGGCTATTCTCGGCCATGCCCATCCCACCATTGCCGGTGCGCTCGCAGAGCAAGCCCGGCTTGGCTTTTCCTTCGGCGCGCCGACCGCGCTTGAGGTCGAGCTCGCCGAAATGATCGGCGCCGCAATTCCGCTCGCGGAGAAGGTTCGCTTGGTCAGCTCCGGCACTGAGGCCGGCATGACGGCGCTGCGGATCGCGCGCGCTGCTACCGGACGGCCCGGTTTCATCAAGTTTGACGGTTGCTATCACGGCCACAGCGACGCGCTGCTGGTGCGCGCCGGCTCCGGCGCGTTGACGCTCGGCGTGCCGGACTCCGCCGGCGTGCCCGAAGCGCTCGCCGCACTCACCCAGGTCGCGCCGTGGGACGCGCTCGCGGTGGTCGAGCGCTATTTTTCCGCCGATGAGAAGCGCGTCGCCGCGATCATCGTCGAAACAGTCGCCGCAAATATGGGTGTCGTGCCCGCCTCCGCCGATTTCATTCGCGAGCTCGGCGCGATCGCGCATCGCCATGGCGCGCTGCTGATCTGCGACGAAGTGATCACCGGTTTCCGGCTGCACTACGGCGCTGCGTACGATCTGGTCGGCGCCACGCCGGACTTGATGATGCTCGGGAAAATAATCGGCGGCGGGATGCCGATTGGCGCGGTGGCCGGCCCCGCCGCGCTGATGGATCTGCTCGCCCCAACCGGTCCGGTCTACCAAGCGGGAACGCTGTCGGGTAATCCGCTGTCGGTGCGCGCCGGTTTGGAGACACTTAAAATCCTCGCGCAGCCCGGCCAGTACGAGCGGCTCGAAGAATCCGGTGCGCGGCTCGAGCGCGGCCTCCGCAAGGCGCTGGCCGAAACCGGAGTGCGCGGATGCGTCAATCGCGCAGGCTCGCTGCTGACGCTCTTCCTTGGCGTGGAACGAGTGAGTAATGCGGAAGAAGCGCGCAAAGCCGATACCGCGGCCTTCACCCGATATTTTCGTGAAATGATCGCGCGCGGAATCTATATTCCGCCCTCGCAATTCGAGGCGATGTTTATTTCGCTGGCGCACACCGAAGATGATATCGACCTCACGATCGCCGCAGCGCGCGAAGCGCTGGCGGAACTCAAGCAGACCCGCTGA
- the dnaN gene encoding DNA polymerase III subunit beta, whose translation MEFVIERALFLNGLGMVQGIVERRNTVPILGHVLLDITRDQLELSATDLEVGIRTRLECEAGTEGKLTLNARKLFEVVREANGDKVGLKVLDNDAVELKCGRARFKMPGLDPRSFPAMPAQNVKGEGPKAPARSELKIDSAVLAAMIDRTIFAVSPDEARYNLSGVFIESPEPGVVRMVATDGHRLSMIDREVAGFTMTGGAIIPRKGLAELRKLLDQAGDTAAALVIDSNLASLTRGRTEVSMRLVEGEFPDYRGVVPKESRYQVAVAREALLGTIKRAAIFSNERYHGVKLGFSAGMLTVSSTSPETGEASETLDIDFNGEEFAAGFNGAYLQQVLNVLTDGDAILGMTDEVSPCVMTSDTDSSFKYVVMPMRL comes from the coding sequence ATGGAATTCGTCATCGAGCGGGCGTTGTTTTTGAATGGCCTCGGGATGGTTCAGGGGATCGTCGAGCGCCGCAACACGGTGCCGATACTCGGGCATGTGCTGCTCGATATAACGCGCGACCAGCTCGAGCTTTCGGCCACGGATCTCGAAGTTGGAATTCGCACGCGCCTGGAATGCGAAGCCGGCACCGAGGGCAAACTCACGCTGAACGCGCGCAAACTATTCGAGGTCGTGCGCGAGGCCAACGGCGACAAGGTCGGCCTTAAGGTGCTCGATAACGATGCGGTCGAACTCAAATGCGGGCGCGCGCGCTTCAAGATGCCGGGCTTGGATCCGCGCAGTTTTCCCGCGATGCCGGCGCAGAACGTCAAGGGTGAGGGCCCGAAAGCGCCGGCGCGGAGCGAGCTCAAGATCGATTCTGCGGTGCTGGCTGCGATGATTGATCGCACAATCTTCGCCGTTAGTCCGGATGAAGCTCGTTATAATCTGAGCGGCGTCTTTATCGAATCGCCTGAGCCCGGAGTCGTCCGGATGGTCGCGACTGACGGCCATCGGCTCTCGATGATTGATCGGGAAGTCGCCGGCTTCACGATGACGGGCGGCGCAATCATTCCGCGCAAGGGACTCGCGGAGCTGCGCAAGCTGCTGGATCAAGCGGGCGACACGGCAGCCGCACTGGTGATCGACAGCAATCTGGCTTCGCTCACGCGCGGACGGACCGAAGTCTCGATGCGGTTAGTCGAAGGCGAGTTTCCCGACTATCGCGGTGTCGTGCCCAAGGAATCGCGGTATCAGGTCGCGGTCGCGCGCGAAGCGCTACTCGGCACGATCAAGCGCGCCGCGATTTTTTCCAATGAGCGCTACCACGGCGTCAAGCTGGGCTTCTCTGCCGGGATGCTGACGGTCTCTTCAACCAGCCCGGAGACGGGTGAGGCGAGCGAGACGCTCGACATTGATTTCAACGGTGAGGAGTTTGCGGCCGGCTTCAACGGCGCCTACTTGCAACAGGTGCTGAATGTTCTGACCGACGGCGACGCGATACTCGGCATGACCGACGAGGTCAGCCCGTGCGTGATGACGAGCGACACCGACTCGAGCTTCAAGTATGTCGTGATGCCGATGCGGCTATGA
- the atpB gene encoding F0F1 ATP synthase subunit A, producing the protein MGLLLLFGFAARSALAAAPEPMLPDEGITLRHVAEVIAEWLDGFVAQVSELHGARKLVPFFGSIFLFILTANFLGLIPGMEPPTNDMDLTFALAGICFFFYLYQGFKAHGAGYLKTFLGPVLFLLPLLMPIEIADNLFRPFSLGVRLFANMFADHQVLGLFTSLTYLVIPIAFYTLGAIVCVVQALVFTILSISYVRMAAGESH; encoded by the coding sequence ATGGGACTCTTATTGCTTTTCGGCTTTGCTGCGCGAAGCGCGTTAGCGGCAGCGCCCGAGCCGATGCTGCCCGACGAAGGGATCACGCTGCGCCACGTGGCCGAAGTGATCGCCGAATGGCTCGACGGCTTCGTCGCGCAAGTCTCCGAGTTGCATGGCGCGCGCAAGCTGGTGCCGTTTTTCGGCAGCATTTTTCTGTTTATTCTGACCGCGAATTTCCTCGGCCTGATCCCGGGGATGGAGCCGCCAACCAACGACATGGATCTGACCTTCGCGCTCGCCGGCATCTGCTTTTTTTTCTATCTCTACCAGGGCTTCAAGGCGCATGGCGCAGGCTATTTGAAAACTTTTCTCGGCCCGGTGCTCTTTCTGCTGCCGCTGCTGATGCCGATCGAAATCGCGGATAATCTTTTCCGTCCGTTTTCGCTCGGTGTTCGTCTGTTCGCAAATATGTTCGCAGACCATCAGGTGCTCGGTCTTTTCACCAGTCTGACTTACCTGGTCATACCGATCGCTTTCTATACGCTCGGCGCGATCGTCTGTGTAGTTCAAGCGCTAGTCTTCACCATCCTTTCGATTAGCTATGTGCGGATGGCGGCCGGCGAGTCTCATTAG
- the hemH gene encoding ferrochelatase: MNHDSEMNEASATDALLLIGFGGPEGPAQVRPFLDRVLQGRPVPRERYEEVARHYEVFGGYSPYNDLTRRLADAVREALRRQANEIPIAIGMRNTEPYMVDAIRALMDRGVKRACGFILSAFRCDASWERYQRETAATCETLGAAAPTIVYPTPWHTRPQFIEALADRLREALAASAPRERDNAELIFTAHSIPCLMAAASPYVEQLRETAALAAAAVGIDHWTLAFQSRSGAPRDPWLEPDVRDVIVADARPKIVMPLGFLSDHVEVLYDLDVEAADAARAAGVSIRRAGTVGDHPAFVDLTVEITLESLAGAG; this comes from the coding sequence ATGAATCATGACTCGGAGATGAATGAGGCATCCGCAACCGACGCTCTGTTATTGATCGGCTTCGGCGGCCCGGAGGGACCCGCGCAGGTTCGTCCGTTTCTTGATCGCGTGCTGCAGGGGCGGCCGGTTCCGCGTGAGCGTTACGAGGAGGTCGCGCGCCACTACGAGGTCTTCGGCGGATATTCGCCCTACAACGATCTCACGCGGCGTCTTGCAGACGCGGTGCGCGAAGCGTTGCGGCGGCAAGCGAACGAAATTCCGATCGCGATCGGAATGCGAAACACCGAGCCTTATATGGTTGACGCGATCCGCGCGCTGATGGATCGCGGAGTGAAGCGGGCATGCGGTTTCATCCTTTCGGCCTTTCGATGCGACGCGAGCTGGGAACGCTATCAGCGCGAAACCGCCGCGACTTGCGAGACACTCGGCGCCGCGGCCCCCACGATCGTCTATCCTACGCCCTGGCACACCCGTCCGCAGTTTATCGAAGCACTCGCTGATCGCCTGCGCGAAGCGCTGGCGGCGAGCGCTCCTCGCGAGCGTGACAACGCCGAGCTGATCTTCACCGCGCACAGTATCCCCTGTTTGATGGCGGCGGCATCCCCATACGTCGAACAACTGCGCGAGACCGCTGCGCTTGCCGCGGCCGCCGTCGGCATCGACCACTGGACACTGGCCTTTCAGAGCCGTAGTGGAGCCCCGCGCGATCCTTGGCTGGAGCCTGACGTGCGCGACGTCATCGTCGCCGACGCTCGGCCCAAAATCGTGATGCCGTTGGGCTTTCTCTCTGACCACGTTGAAGTGCTCTATGACCTCGATGTCGAAGCGGCTGACGCCGCGCGTGCTGCGGGCGTATCGATCCGACGTGCTGGGACCGTCGGTGACCATCCGGCCTTCGTCGATCTGACGGTGGAAATCACGCTCGAGTCTCTGGCCGGCGCGGGTTAG
- a CDS encoding AtpZ/AtpI family protein: protein MMPAEAERPKLWRFLGIGAEFFSPILGGAVAGYYLDEHFRTQPWMVVTGVLLGVFLGFYRLFVELRNFQKSL, encoded by the coding sequence ATGATGCCCGCTGAGGCTGAACGACCGAAACTTTGGCGCTTTCTCGGTATCGGCGCCGAGTTTTTCTCGCCGATATTGGGCGGTGCTGTCGCCGGCTACTATCTCGACGAGCACTTTCGCACTCAGCCATGGATGGTGGTGACGGGAGTCCTGCTCGGAGTTTTCCTCGGCTTCTATCGGCTGTTTGTCGAGCTGCGAAATTTTCAGAAGAGCCTGTGA
- a CDS encoding uracil-DNA glycosylase family protein — MGDKTASAAADLARFWQRAMRCHECPSLAPWRKFPPAARGNPDNGLMILGEAPGRVSLENGRPFSNPRNLTVRRAIALALLPTQLEIEDAFYFSDAVKCWPTSPSGANRSPSNAETVTCVNRYLARELEIVHPRVIFAFGVRAASAVLGRSIKIAEVHASTIASPAGYRVIPLMHPSSINIAGMRRVGIRSLEDYTAQLAELFRRELRGAHLIRRVGAARVASVIPRVTAAAPKRVVT; from the coding sequence ATGGGGGACAAGACTGCGAGCGCGGCGGCGGACCTCGCGCGTTTCTGGCAGCGCGCGATGCGTTGCCACGAGTGTCCGTCGCTGGCGCCGTGGCGGAAGTTCCCGCCGGCAGCGCGCGGCAATCCTGATAATGGCCTGATGATTCTCGGCGAGGCGCCGGGCCGGGTCTCACTTGAAAATGGTCGGCCCTTCTCGAATCCGCGGAATCTGACAGTGCGGCGCGCCATCGCGCTCGCACTATTGCCGACGCAGCTCGAAATCGAAGACGCCTTTTATTTCAGCGACGCGGTTAAATGTTGGCCAACCTCCCCGAGCGGCGCGAATCGTTCACCGAGTAACGCTGAAACCGTGACTTGCGTGAATCGTTACCTCGCGCGCGAACTCGAGATCGTTCATCCGCGCGTGATCTTTGCCTTCGGGGTGCGCGCGGCGTCCGCCGTTCTGGGACGCTCGATCAAAATCGCCGAAGTCCACGCTTCGACGATTGCGTCTCCCGCCGGTTACCGCGTAATTCCGCTAATGCATCCCTCGTCGATCAATATCGCCGGGATGCGCCGGGTCGGAATCCGGAGCCTGGAAGATTACACCGCTCAGCTCGCGGAACTTTTTCGCCGCGAGCTGCGCGGTGCTCACTTGATACGGCGAGTGGGCGCGGCGCGAGTCGCCTCGGTCATCCCGCGGGTCACGGCGGCGGCGCCGAAGCGCGTCGTTACTTGA